A stretch of DNA from Tigriopus californicus strain San Diego chromosome 8, Tcal_SD_v2.1, whole genome shotgun sequence:
CCAGGGAGAGGGGTATCACTGTCCAGGGTCAACCACTTGCTAGGTCCCATTAAAATCCTGTCCGGATTTTGACTGTGTTTGGACCCGATTTATGGCCTGGCCCTGGATATAATTCAGCTTAACCTTTTCGCCTGCCATGTCCCTCCGTTGGAGAGAATGATACCAATCTCACGGCTTTTGCTCAGGGCAACAAAATACAAGTCACAGTTAGAAAAACTAATTCTATTTTAAAGTCACAAGTCATAGCTTTCTTTTAATAAATAGAAACACTATGTTGCAAGAGTCATGTGTCGAAACGATGGCGGTGTTTTGAAAAATCGGGCCAATCGTTTTGGGCCACGCGCGTATGTGTTTATTGTTCGGCTCATCCAAGACACACGTACACTAGAGCAAAATCATTTACTCCCCCCTCGAAGTTGAAAACAGAATAAAAGGGATACGTGGTTTGGAGAAATGGGAGGGCTTGAAAGGAGCAATTAAaacattttgctctttttttcattttatcaaCTTTTGTGATCCTCCTTACCGTTATTTGGGATGGAATCCCCACTACTTAAAGAAATACAGTATTGCATCAGATTCACCAACGAATTCAACTGGTTAGCTCTGGGATATGGTTtcgaaattttcatcaaaaatagTATAAGTTTTGACTTAAGACATGTTAACGCTCTGTAcgagtcgattgtccagccgcatcttgaatatacctCGCCCATTTGAACTCCAATGAGTTCTGCAAGTTTGTAAagctcgagcaagtccaaagatgtttttacTAGGAACGTTGAGGATAATGAGAGAgttctcatattgggagaggatagaaaggttgggattgtaaaGTACTGAGAGAAGTTACGAAAGGTATCTTGTATTGTgagtttcaaaagtattcatgagctttgtcccaacccaggatttagggtcaattctagtgaccgaagaggcttaatgtgcgttttgagagcatcttcaagcctcGAGAATTCACGCTAGTAtaagcaatgaagtccacttctcttcttttcgcggctccttcattgttcaatttgctgccttcaaatattcgtataTGTTAGTGTTGATTCAgtggcaggatttaagtcagatttggacaagtttttgactaaaattcccaatCAATAACTTgcattcaagggttagccaaatcagccaactctaatttgttggtcgattaaataatatatataaacaAAAGttagtaaaatgaataaatttcacgtcttgaactgctgggatttaAATCCCAGGACCTGTGAGgatgtctggaaaagaaaaattgaggGACGCAAATCGTAAATAAAATAAGCCGAGCGGAGAGAGAGGAAGGCTTCATGGTTTAAACaaacatgattttgaagggcttgaaggtgctctcaaaacgccattaagcctctacggtcgctagaattgaccctcaatcctgggttaggacaaagctcatgcatgcttttgaattttatagCTAATAggtaaaataaaagatatcaGATATTTTTCCTACCTTCTCTTGTCAACCCATTGCTTTAATCTCCCTCATTGGTTGAGCTCAGGAAAAGATGTCAGTGTTATatgtgaaatatctaaatGATATGTACTCCAGGAGAAGGTAATATGAGTATAGTTGATACTTGTtaagtattttgaaaatcgctaaatactttgaaaatgattcgGATATCTATTCAAATACTAGCAAAGTTAACATTTTTGACACGCTTTCGAAGGCAGTTTCAAATTAcagagaaaaaataaaatagacGACAGCAAATCAGCTTTCTtacgtttgatttttcaaaaaaaaaaaagcaaaattcatGTTGCAACGTAACCCTAATTTATGGTACCTTAACTTTGTCCGGATTCGTATTTACCACCCTGAATACATATTTTCGGCTTTTGAAATAAGCCCtgaagtagttcaaatttggaaaagaaattactttCCTATTATGCATTTCTTAGCAAAAcgagcatggccaagaatggtaGTGATGCAGTCCAATAAGCATGATCAATGCTCACTTGCATAGCatgttggcaggaaaactTTAAACTTTTGGACTgtctgaaacaaaaatataaccatTAATTCACcaaaatatggttttgatGAGGCGAAAcccctgaaatattggtcatctaagattttagcaaaaataattgtaactagtaacgccattacattttttggcgagtaaAGGTTGTGTACCGAATTATTCCTTTTAGCCAAggtaattgtaactgtaatccgttccttttattgaggaacgaatAATGCCCCAGGCCTTTTGCAAGTGCAGGTAAGGCATCCATCCATACTTGCCCATGGGGTAAGTTGATTTTGCAGGAATTTATACCTCAGACACTTTCAGTGGACATCAATGCCGGTCTTCTCGAAGGGTGGAAAAATTTATTGGTATCTTGTGGCCGCTGCTTGCTATTCTTGTCTGCGaatcattcttgttttttgttgcCTGATTTTCTTACCCATCTTACAAATTCAAAACTCTTTAAAAACCATCTGTGGGATGCTTGAGTGTAAATAACAAAGCACAATATTGTTGATACAATGTATCTTTTATTTATAGGATGGAAAGGTACGTTCTTAACCGGCTCCGGAGCCAAGGGGATAGACGGCAGCTGCTTAAGCAAGAGCCTTGGAGGTGACTTGCTCGGCCTTGGCGGCTTGGACAGCGGGCTCATCAACGGGGACGAAGCCAACGTTGGAGTGAGCCATGGGACCGTTGTTAAGGTATCCATGAACACCCGCATATTGCAGGGCAATGCTGTCAAAACTGGAAGAGCCAACTGGGATTCGCTTTACGCCGAAGGGGGCGGCCTGGGCGTTGACATTATGGGCATCAGCTTGTGGGCCAACGTAACCGGTGTAACCGTAATCATGGGCTGCGGCGTATCTGTTCAAACCATGGGTTGCATAACCATAGGGCACACCAGACAGAGAGCCAACGTAACCGAACTGCGGTTTGGCAGCTGCCACACAAACGAATAAGACCTGAAATAAAACACATTGAAGTAAAGAGTTGAACAAGAACAATACCTAGATCTAGATTTGGAAGAGAATAGCGCCTTCTTGAGTGGTCTCCGGTAAAAAGTATACCACCAAGCATGTCCAGTCATTCTTACCAAGAAGTATTTCATGCTAACGATGCAAGAGAACAAGTGGACAAGGTATCCGAACACTTTATTTCCTTTATATTAAAAATATTCATACCttcccattcaaaatatatgcTTGCTCACGCTCTACGCAgggcaaaaaatatgtttattgCACGGCCCATCAGGCACGAATGTTAGAGCAAAATCATTTACTCCCGTTTCTCCAAATTATGTACCGCGTTTcattatttgttttgttttggaccTCAGGGCCCTGAgtattagcatttttttattattcttttACGGACTCTCTTACCAGGTTAAGACTAAAACGCGCTTACATCTATTATTGAACTTCATATTTATTCTGAATACTGCACTATCCCAAACTTTCGTGACTTTTACCCGATTGGCTTTTTTGCCTAGCTTCTATGCACAA
This window harbors:
- the LOC131885089 gene encoding uncharacterized protein LOC131885089, with protein sequence MKYFLVLFVCVAAAKPQFGYVGSLSGVPYGYATHGLNRYAAAHDYGYTGYVGPQADAHNVNAQAAPFGVKRIPVGSSSFDSIALQYAGVHGYLNNGPMAHSNVGFVPVDEPAVQAAKAEQVTSKALA